Genomic segment of Macellibacteroides fermentans:
CAACAAAGGCAAGGTGGAAGGGTATGTAAGGCAGACCATAACAGACATCAAAGGCGGCGGCAACGACATGACCATCAGCTACCTGAGCGAAATAATAGACAAAGAGAACAAGGATGGCGAGGCCAAGATGTCTATTCCGCTAACCATCCATATAAAGGACGGAATTATGTATTTCGATTTAAATTCGATGATGCCTGCTCAGAAGGATCAGCCCCAGATGGGTGAACTTAAGATGGAGATAACAGGAGCTCCCACCGAAATACCCACCAACCTGCAGGTAGGTCAGACCCTGAAGGATGCCAATATGGTGATGAGTATGAATATGGGATTCATTAAAATGAAAACCGAGGTAAACCTTACCAACGGCAAATGCCTGGCCATAGAAGACGTAACC
This window contains:
- a CDS encoding TapB family protein — encoded protein: MKKITLIILIMLSVTGLQAQNIFFPTKVGSVQTYATLNNKGKVEGYVRQTITDIKGGGNDMTISYLSEIIDKENKDGEAKMSIPLTIHIKDGIMYFDLNSMMPAQKDQPQMGELKMEITGAPTEIPTNLQVGQTLKDANMVMSMNMGFIKMKTEVNLTNGKCLAIEDVTVPAGTYKSHKVTQTAQATVMKIKSTTTTVTWYAPGVGTVKSETYDKDNKLQSSMELVASK